A part of Cystobacter ferrugineus genomic DNA contains:
- a CDS encoding O-antigen ligase family protein, translating to MEIKSIIFLLVSAVVLYVGCGWVGRASWRKDACVFLLVLGTVHSGLIDINLLSREWYRGTTRGLEWSWLDYLWIFVLVDELKRRRPGARTALPMSLTMMVLFVGYNALRVVTSDPWIFGAFELSKMIRATLLFLAVAFYVKEERHLHIIVAALALATSYEFLAAVYSRVILGHARADGTLNHPNSLAMYNLMTAPMLFAVYLSDAPRTLRRWCGVGALLGTLSVVMTISRAGFVGILLLLFGVGLTCGFWKNPVRVAVTAVLLAVVGTGLYIKLGDAFNSRFETSLAAEYGDKPTEGRIVYLNLADLIISERPWGCGLNNWSWCVTNRYGPMLGMRYLPYESTNERPRTGPIPFGSNVEAPQAAPAHSLYAITLGESGWLGVILLGLLWWRWLKLGASFLRARSKSFRSRFGTGVFFSLLGVALQSLVEWEIRQTPLLFLLHILLGALASLYPARPSRWVAVRLRARARARRLQALSPATSTPTGVNA from the coding sequence ATGGAAATCAAGTCGATCATCTTCCTGCTGGTCTCGGCGGTGGTGCTCTACGTGGGGTGCGGCTGGGTGGGGCGCGCGTCCTGGCGCAAGGACGCCTGCGTCTTCCTCCTGGTGCTGGGCACCGTCCACTCCGGCCTCATCGACATCAACCTGCTCAGCCGGGAGTGGTACCGCGGCACCACGCGAGGCCTCGAGTGGAGCTGGCTGGACTACCTGTGGATCTTCGTCCTCGTCGATGAGCTGAAGCGCAGAAGGCCCGGCGCGCGCACGGCGCTCCCCATGAGCCTGACCATGATGGTCCTGTTCGTCGGCTACAACGCGCTGCGCGTGGTGACGTCGGACCCGTGGATCTTCGGCGCGTTCGAGCTGTCGAAGATGATCCGCGCCACCCTGCTCTTCCTCGCGGTGGCCTTCTACGTGAAGGAAGAGCGCCACCTGCACATCATCGTCGCGGCCCTGGCGCTCGCGACCTCGTACGAATTCCTCGCGGCCGTGTACTCGCGGGTCATCCTCGGCCATGCCCGGGCGGACGGGACGCTCAACCACCCGAACAGCCTGGCCATGTACAACCTGATGACGGCGCCCATGCTGTTCGCCGTCTACCTCTCCGACGCACCGCGCACGCTGCGGCGCTGGTGCGGCGTGGGCGCGCTGCTCGGCACCCTGTCGGTGGTGATGACCATCTCCCGGGCGGGCTTCGTCGGCATCCTGCTGCTGCTCTTCGGAGTCGGCCTCACCTGCGGCTTCTGGAAGAACCCGGTGCGCGTGGCGGTGACCGCCGTGCTCCTCGCCGTGGTCGGCACGGGGCTGTACATCAAGCTCGGAGACGCCTTCAACTCGCGCTTCGAGACGTCGCTCGCCGCGGAGTACGGGGACAAGCCCACCGAGGGCCGCATCGTCTACCTCAACCTGGCCGACCTGATCATCAGCGAGCGGCCGTGGGGCTGCGGTCTGAACAACTGGTCCTGGTGCGTCACCAACCGCTACGGGCCCATGCTGGGGATGCGCTACCTGCCCTACGAGAGCACCAACGAGCGCCCCCGCACCGGGCCCATCCCCTTCGGCTCCAACGTGGAGGCGCCCCAGGCGGCTCCGGCGCACAGCCTGTACGCCATCACCCTCGGCGAGAGCGGGTGGCTGGGGGTCATCCTCCTGGGCCTGCTCTGGTGGCGCTGGCTCAAGCTGGGGGCGAGCTTCCTGCGCGCGCGCTCCAAGTCGTTCCGCTCCCGCTTCGGCACCGGCGTCTTCTTCTCCCTGCTCGGCGTGGCGTTGCAGAGCCTCGTCGAGTGGGAGATCCGCCAGACGCCCCTGCTCTTCCTGCTGCACATCCTGCTGGGCGCCCTCGCCAGCCTGTATCCGGCGCGGCCCTCGCGGTGGGTGGCGGTCCGGCTCCGCGCGCGTGCCCGCGCCCGCCGCCTGCAGGCCCTCTCTCCCGCGACGAGCACTCCCACTGGCGTCAACGCCTGA
- a CDS encoding glycosyltransferase family 2 protein — protein sequence MNHTTTDGKITVIMRTKNAAWVVGQALSALFSQTRRDFELLVVDSGSTDATLDIVSRYPCRLVKIEAKEYFPGLVLNMAIREAKGSLIVFQNSDTVPLATHALDRLVAPIENGSADATFARQLPRPEAHTWVRRDYAAAFPETGDAPPWMAYSLPFAAMTRSAWEKHPFYEDAWGSEDTEWGYWARENGLRVRYVPEALVMHSHNYTLRQLYGRRFIEGEADAFILRERSSLARFALRTGISCARDALAHVAARDLPGLALTFPRRLVYHWAHLQGHRLGEQRLRSGNRDASMGQKVVLERQ from the coding sequence ATGAATCACACGACGACGGACGGGAAGATCACCGTCATCATGCGCACGAAGAACGCGGCCTGGGTCGTCGGACAGGCGCTCAGCGCCCTGTTCTCCCAGACGCGCCGGGACTTCGAGCTGCTCGTGGTGGACTCCGGCTCCACCGACGCCACGCTCGACATCGTGAGCCGCTACCCCTGCCGGCTCGTGAAGATCGAGGCCAAGGAGTACTTCCCCGGCCTGGTGCTCAACATGGCCATCCGCGAGGCCAAGGGCAGCCTCATCGTCTTCCAGAACTCGGACACGGTGCCGCTCGCCACCCACGCGTTGGATCGGCTGGTGGCGCCCATCGAGAACGGAAGCGCCGACGCGACGTTCGCGCGCCAGCTCCCCCGGCCCGAGGCCCACACCTGGGTGCGCCGGGACTACGCCGCGGCGTTCCCCGAGACGGGTGACGCTCCACCCTGGATGGCCTACTCGCTGCCCTTCGCGGCGATGACGCGCTCGGCCTGGGAGAAGCACCCCTTCTACGAGGACGCGTGGGGCTCGGAGGACACCGAGTGGGGCTACTGGGCACGCGAGAACGGCCTGCGCGTGCGCTACGTGCCCGAGGCGCTGGTGATGCACTCGCACAACTACACGCTCCGGCAGCTCTACGGGCGGCGGTTCATCGAGGGCGAGGCGGACGCGTTCATCCTGCGTGAGCGCTCGTCCCTGGCCCGGTTCGCCCTGCGCACGGGCATCTCCTGCGCCCGCGATGCACTGGCCCACGTCGCGGCGAGGGACCTGCCGGGGCTCGCGCTCACCTTCCCCCGGCGGCTCGTCTACCACTGGGCCCACCTGCAGGGGCACCGGCTGGGAGAGCAGCGGCTGCGCAGCGGCAACCGCGACGCCAGCATGGGACAGAAGGTCGTGCTGGAGCGGCAGTAA
- a CDS encoding glycosyltransferase family 4 protein: MAGETRVMPRVAHVIRKYNPAEWGGMETHVEQVARHLALLGWGAEIHAPYISSGSSGSGHALDPTVPVKRYHVLSPYLGSASKRRALKETGSVLTVDEPLRLLWDRQLPIAHLHTAGRIGGAVRTALRLTKRPYVISIHGPLLTVQDWQKKALADRFSGAVDLGRPFGMLVGARRVLDDAARIIVFNEEERLAMTEKYGQRVILMEQGVDLRRMESGNAERARRRWPHLAKGPVLTVLARLTRAKNQLLAIQAFARAAPPDSHLVLAGATVEADYRASLEREIQASGLGARIHIMGNLDAVQEVPDLLALSRLMLMTSHVEPFGLVVLEAWAAGCPVLMGNRFGLAILADAIGEKGLFVQTQEPEDWASALRACLASPERLDSAARAGKEVVRQRFSWTAVAQRLQDVYLEVIEENRRRAK, encoded by the coding sequence ATGGCTGGCGAGACCCGAGTGATGCCGCGCGTGGCGCACGTCATTCGCAAATACAATCCCGCCGAGTGGGGAGGAATGGAGACCCACGTGGAGCAGGTGGCACGCCACCTCGCGCTGCTGGGCTGGGGGGCGGAGATTCACGCGCCGTACATCTCCTCTGGCTCCAGTGGCTCCGGCCATGCCCTGGACCCCACCGTCCCCGTCAAGCGCTACCACGTCCTGTCTCCGTACCTCGGCTCCGCGAGCAAGCGGCGGGCACTGAAGGAGACCGGCAGCGTGCTCACGGTGGATGAGCCCCTGCGGCTGCTGTGGGACCGTCAGCTCCCGATCGCCCACCTGCACACGGCCGGCCGGATTGGCGGGGCCGTGCGAACCGCCCTGCGGCTGACGAAGCGTCCCTATGTCATCTCCATCCATGGGCCGCTGCTCACCGTCCAGGACTGGCAGAAGAAGGCCCTGGCGGATCGCTTCTCGGGGGCGGTGGACCTGGGCCGCCCGTTCGGAATGCTCGTGGGCGCGCGCCGCGTGCTCGACGACGCCGCGCGCATCATCGTCTTCAACGAGGAAGAACGGCTGGCGATGACCGAGAAGTACGGCCAGCGCGTCATCCTCATGGAGCAGGGGGTGGATCTGCGGCGGATGGAGTCGGGCAACGCGGAGCGGGCACGCCGCCGTTGGCCCCATCTCGCCAAGGGCCCGGTGCTCACCGTGCTCGCCCGGCTGACCCGGGCGAAGAACCAGCTCCTGGCCATCCAGGCCTTCGCCCGGGCGGCCCCGCCGGACAGTCACCTCGTGCTGGCGGGCGCGACGGTGGAGGCCGACTACCGCGCCAGCCTCGAGCGGGAGATCCAGGCGTCCGGCCTGGGCGCGCGCATCCACATCATGGGCAACCTGGATGCCGTCCAGGAGGTGCCCGACCTGCTCGCCCTGTCCAGGCTGATGCTGATGACCTCCCACGTCGAGCCGTTCGGCCTCGTCGTCCTGGAGGCCTGGGCGGCCGGTTGCCCGGTGCTCATGGGGAACCGCTTCGGCCTGGCCATCCTCGCGGATGCCATCGGAGAGAAGGGCCTGTTCGTGCAGACGCAGGAGCCGGAGGACTGGGCCTCGGCCCTGCGCGCGTGCCTCGCGTCTCCCGAGCGACTCGACTCCGCGGCCCGGGCGGGCAAGGAGGTCGTCCGCCAGCGTTTCAGCTGGACCGCCGTCGCCCAGCGGCTGCAGGACGTCTATCTGGAAGTCATCGAGGAGAACCGCCGCCGTGCGAAGTAG
- a CDS encoding alkaline phosphatase family protein produces MHPSHISQQPSPTVARTGGGAEQRVLLVFVDALGPSQLEFAGGLGGLPYRGHLHGILGYSCGALPTILTGTAPEQHGRMCLFSQANQGTGVLSPLVHLGLLPRLIHERGRVRRLAAKVLARTAGLTGYVDLYRVPPELFEWLDMPEREDLFTAERIGGQETFLSEARKAGLRVFTAPWRMPEAERWQHTVETLRTKRPQLAFAYATEIDGALHRTGNGSQEAAAAARRVTTGIERAVEAMRSGGGEVTTIVVGDHGMADIHRVIDPRPLLRHLSGTRLFVDSTMMRFWGSDQELDRARALVEAEGLPGRWLDSRELQARKAPVKDEPYGRAFLVLDEGNLFSPSFVGGTVRGMHGYDVDCHSARAAIASDRPIPAGVGALTDVATWIRSLLGLGNSGVSWAA; encoded by the coding sequence ATGCATCCGTCACACATCTCCCAGCAGCCCTCCCCCACGGTCGCGCGGACGGGAGGCGGCGCCGAACAGCGCGTCCTGCTCGTCTTCGTCGATGCGCTCGGGCCGTCACAGCTCGAGTTCGCGGGCGGGCTGGGAGGGCTGCCCTACCGGGGGCACCTGCACGGCATCCTGGGCTACTCCTGCGGCGCGCTGCCCACGATCCTCACCGGCACCGCGCCCGAGCAGCATGGGCGCATGTGCCTCTTCTCCCAGGCGAATCAGGGGACCGGCGTCCTCTCGCCGCTCGTCCACCTGGGCCTGCTGCCGCGCCTCATCCACGAGCGGGGCCGGGTGCGGCGGCTGGCGGCCAAGGTGCTCGCGCGCACCGCGGGACTCACCGGCTACGTGGACCTCTACCGGGTTCCGCCCGAGCTCTTCGAGTGGCTGGACATGCCCGAGCGCGAGGATCTCTTCACCGCCGAGCGCATCGGGGGACAGGAGACGTTCCTGTCCGAGGCGCGAAAGGCGGGGCTGCGGGTCTTCACCGCACCCTGGCGCATGCCCGAGGCCGAGCGTTGGCAGCACACCGTGGAGACGCTGCGCACGAAGCGGCCCCAGCTCGCGTTCGCGTACGCGACCGAGATCGACGGCGCGCTCCACCGCACGGGCAACGGCAGCCAGGAGGCGGCGGCGGCCGCGCGCCGGGTGACGACCGGCATCGAGCGCGCGGTGGAGGCGATGCGCAGCGGCGGCGGCGAGGTGACCACCATCGTCGTGGGCGATCACGGCATGGCGGACATCCACCGCGTCATCGACCCGCGGCCCCTCCTGCGGCACCTGTCGGGCACGCGCCTGTTCGTGGACAGCACGATGATGCGCTTCTGGGGCAGCGACCAGGAGCTGGACCGGGCCCGCGCCCTGGTGGAGGCCGAGGGACTTCCAGGGCGGTGGCTGGACTCGCGTGAGCTCCAGGCCCGCAAGGCGCCCGTGAAGGATGAGCCGTACGGACGCGCGTTCCTGGTGCTCGACGAGGGCAACCTCTTCTCCCCGAGCTTCGTGGGTGGCACGGTGCGCGGCATGCACGGCTACGACGTGGACTGTCACTCGGCCCGGGCGGCGATCGCCTCGGACCGGCCCATTCCCGCGGGCGTCGGGGCGCTGACGGACGTGGCGACCTGGATCCGCTCCCTGCTCGGCCTGGGCAACTCGGGGGTGTCATGGGCGGCCTGA
- a CDS encoding glycosyltransferase family 4 protein — translation MGGLTVAWINESARPVGGAERYIRETARELARHGVRSFLFYDVGASPDPSPVMLEPFEGAFPIVDLARQLRELAPDVVYVHQLGVEGTRALRASPAPVMRFFHDHRMFCLREHKYTTLTKTTCTQTVGSACVACLGFIGRSGQWPGIKVASLRDLQAEQELVRHEEMGVVGSEYMAGHIAAHGFDRARLHVLPLYARPPADAPQPVEREEDLLLAVGQLTTGKGIDVLLHALTRTSRPARLRLVGQGRQEAELKALTKALRLQDRVTFVGPLASSEALSAEYRRAASLVFPSRAPETSGLVGLEALAHGTPVIGSLIGGIGEWLLHERTGLGVPSGDPGALAAAIDRMLGDKALRERMGREGARIHRERFLPEHHVAGLHRLLERVASEGRRRA, via the coding sequence ATGGGCGGCCTGACCGTCGCGTGGATCAACGAGAGCGCGCGGCCGGTGGGGGGTGCCGAGCGCTATATACGGGAAACGGCGCGGGAGCTCGCCCGCCACGGCGTGCGCTCCTTCCTGTTCTACGACGTCGGGGCCTCGCCGGATCCCTCGCCCGTGATGCTGGAGCCCTTCGAGGGGGCCTTCCCCATCGTGGACCTGGCGCGGCAGTTGCGCGAGCTCGCGCCGGACGTGGTGTACGTGCACCAGCTCGGCGTGGAGGGCACCCGTGCCCTGCGCGCCTCGCCCGCGCCCGTGATGCGCTTCTTCCACGACCACCGGATGTTCTGCCTGCGCGAGCACAAGTACACCACGCTCACGAAGACGACCTGCACCCAGACGGTGGGCAGCGCCTGCGTCGCGTGCCTGGGCTTCATCGGGCGCTCGGGGCAGTGGCCCGGCATCAAGGTCGCCTCCCTGCGCGACCTCCAGGCCGAGCAGGAGCTGGTCCGTCATGAGGAGATGGGAGTCGTCGGCTCCGAGTACATGGCGGGCCACATCGCCGCCCATGGGTTCGACCGCGCCCGCCTCCACGTCCTGCCGCTCTACGCCCGGCCTCCCGCCGACGCGCCCCAGCCCGTCGAGCGCGAGGAGGATCTCCTGCTGGCCGTGGGCCAGCTCACCACCGGCAAGGGCATCGACGTGCTGCTGCACGCGCTCACGCGCACCTCGCGGCCCGCCCGGCTCCGCCTGGTGGGACAGGGGCGGCAGGAGGCGGAGCTGAAGGCCCTGACCAAGGCCCTGCGGCTGCAGGACCGGGTCACCTTCGTGGGCCCCCTGGCCTCCTCCGAGGCCCTGTCGGCCGAGTACCGCCGCGCCGCCAGCCTCGTCTTCCCCAGCCGCGCGCCGGAGACGTCGGGGCTCGTCGGACTCGAGGCCCTGGCGCATGGCACGCCCGTCATCGGCAGCCTCATCGGCGGCATCGGCGAGTGGCTCCTCCATGAGCGCACCGGCCTGGGCGTGCCCTCCGGCGACCCCGGCGCGCTGGCGGCCGCGATCGACCGGATGCTCGGGGACAAGGCCCTGCGCGAGCGGATGGGCCGCGAGGGTGCGCGGATTCATCGGGAGCGCTTCCTGCCCGAGCACCATGTCGCCGGCCTGCACCGCTTGCTGGAGCGGGTGGCCTCCGAGGGCAGGAGGCGGGCATGA
- a CDS encoding glycosyltransferase family 4 protein codes for MNQDPDTSPAERAKVRVLFVAWFLRPDRKWLGEFLPPERFECSYVSLEERVDSTQKRTPGKKWRQLVQLALKARLHLARHPQDLIVTAFPQGGFTQGLVNLLSFERTPHVVWYFNCGHEYHGARKWLSRIAYRFVDRFIVYTKHERTAYARTFAVPESRFQFTYLTGVPLESEKFRGARERFGLAPRYIAALGSSGRDYTTLFKAVEGLPIQLVVVAHPHGLPGGPVPANVKVITSIPQQDYLSIIAEAELVAIPVNNQETASGQMTLIQAMSLGVPVVATRCIGTEDYVRHGENGWFVPMGDVEEWRRTLRSVLEDPESRSRTAAQALRFAQEHFTDRAGAQVLIDLAEELCPVPAQEALA; via the coding sequence ATGAACCAAGACCCGGACACCTCCCCAGCAGAGCGCGCCAAGGTGCGCGTCCTGTTCGTCGCGTGGTTCCTCCGCCCGGATCGCAAGTGGCTGGGTGAGTTCCTGCCCCCCGAGCGCTTCGAGTGCTCGTACGTGAGCCTGGAGGAGCGCGTCGACTCGACCCAGAAGCGCACGCCCGGGAAGAAGTGGCGGCAGCTCGTGCAGCTCGCCCTGAAGGCCCGGTTGCACCTGGCGCGCCATCCACAGGATCTGATCGTCACGGCCTTCCCGCAGGGAGGCTTCACCCAGGGGCTCGTGAACCTGTTGAGCTTCGAGCGCACCCCGCATGTGGTCTGGTACTTCAACTGCGGCCACGAGTACCACGGGGCACGCAAGTGGCTGTCGCGCATCGCCTACCGGTTCGTGGACCGGTTCATCGTCTACACGAAGCACGAGCGCACCGCGTACGCGCGCACCTTCGCCGTGCCGGAGTCGCGCTTCCAGTTCACGTACCTGACCGGAGTGCCGCTCGAGTCAGAGAAGTTCCGCGGGGCCCGTGAGCGCTTCGGGCTGGCGCCGCGCTACATCGCCGCGCTCGGCTCGTCGGGCCGTGACTACACCACCCTCTTCAAAGCGGTGGAGGGCCTGCCCATCCAACTGGTGGTCGTGGCGCATCCGCATGGACTGCCGGGCGGACCGGTTCCGGCCAACGTCAAGGTCATCACCAGCATCCCCCAGCAGGACTACCTGAGCATCATCGCGGAGGCGGAGCTCGTCGCCATTCCCGTCAACAACCAGGAGACGGCCAGCGGGCAGATGACCCTCATCCAGGCCATGTCGCTCGGCGTGCCGGTGGTCGCCACCCGGTGCATCGGGACCGAGGACTACGTCCGCCATGGGGAGAACGGCTGGTTCGTGCCCATGGGGGATGTGGAGGAGTGGCGGCGCACGCTGCGCTCGGTGCTCGAGGACCCCGAGTCACGAAGCCGGACGGCCGCCCAGGCGCTGCGCTTCGCCCAGGAGCACTTCACCGACCGGGCGGGAGCCCAGGTGCTGATCGATCTGGCCGAGGAGCTGTGTCCGGTGCCCGCCCAAGAGGCGCTGGCTTGA
- a CDS encoding M48 family metallopeptidase, translating to MKRILLAVVTLTYALGFSTGCVAGKKFNVGRTAASIFISDQQEKQLGLQVKQELETKENIKYLEDPTVVEYVRGLSTRILQQANKDRPGVKWTINVIDDPKTVNAFATPGGYLYVYTGLLLAAENEAEVAGVMGHEAAHVVGRHSAQAMMLQYGQQAIIDAALGKNAGTVSKIAASLAGNGAALAFSRGNETEADELGAKYISAVNYDPHALATFFQKLAAQEGKTPAVFKWLSTHPASADRVTHINKYIQQNRLTGAELGGNQLAAIKQRLRK from the coding sequence ATGAAGCGGATTCTCCTGGCGGTGGTCACCCTCACGTACGCGCTCGGGTTCTCCACGGGCTGCGTGGCGGGCAAGAAGTTCAACGTGGGGCGCACGGCGGCCTCCATCTTCATCTCGGATCAGCAGGAGAAGCAGCTCGGCCTGCAGGTGAAGCAGGAGCTGGAGACCAAGGAGAACATCAAGTACCTGGAGGACCCCACCGTCGTGGAGTACGTGCGCGGCCTCTCCACGCGCATCCTGCAGCAGGCCAACAAGGATCGCCCGGGGGTGAAGTGGACGATCAACGTCATCGATGATCCGAAGACGGTGAACGCCTTCGCCACGCCGGGCGGCTACCTCTACGTGTACACGGGCCTGCTGCTGGCGGCCGAGAACGAGGCGGAGGTGGCCGGCGTCATGGGCCACGAGGCCGCGCACGTGGTGGGCCGGCACTCCGCCCAGGCGATGATGCTGCAGTACGGCCAGCAGGCCATCATCGACGCGGCGCTCGGCAAGAACGCCGGGACGGTGTCGAAGATCGCCGCGAGCCTGGCCGGCAATGGCGCCGCGCTGGCCTTCAGCCGCGGCAACGAGACGGAAGCGGACGAGCTGGGCGCCAAGTACATCTCGGCGGTGAACTACGATCCGCACGCCCTGGCCACCTTCTTCCAGAAGCTCGCGGCCCAGGAGGGCAAGACGCCCGCGGTGTTCAAGTGGCTGAGCACGCACCCGGCGAGCGCCGACCGCGTCACGCACATCAACAAGTACATCCAGCAGAACCGGCTGACGGGCGCGGAGCTGGGCGGCAACCAGCTCGCCGCCATCAAGCAGCGCCTGCGCAAGTAG
- a CDS encoding lipopolysaccharide biosynthesis protein, whose translation MSQKPSTRGTIFNLIAACARHLAGVVAGLFTIPLVARSMGADGLGAWAVLSTTGYLMALSDLGLSVSVQRTAARPDHAATRRMISLALLVVSVVCPILSVGAYGLMVWLPSSDQNVALQADVARAALPMLLAGLVGSLANPIRGFLIMRNDFPVLARGRAYASAVQVALTALGLWLSPTLLAPTLGVLASSFLEAFVMIRAARRHDPELSLRPAWPSDPAEVRDAFRQGSAALAINFGVAAAVRADVLILTSYVPLAAVGAYQVAARAVDQVAVFAKQVCAWLLHRLGTAEERSSAVRLGTAAMGGLVASGLLALWLDGSPLLVAWAGPVAAERLTSVTLAILGFAAVIQASQEASAASLTLSNDSAWRAAHPILIGHMFNVTVSLIGVRYFGAWAVAGGTACGNLLMAVLIWSRSRALMQWRLSQVFQTLAPILGAALVAGGAGWGLAPLSTVHPLASAAVCGVVTVLGTGTSLLLWWRRDVASASVLPRPVPAELPAAE comes from the coding sequence ATGAGCCAGAAGCCTTCGACCCGGGGAACGATCTTCAATCTCATCGCGGCCTGCGCGCGGCACCTCGCGGGGGTCGTGGCGGGTCTCTTCACCATTCCCCTGGTGGCGCGCTCGATGGGCGCGGACGGGCTGGGGGCCTGGGCGGTGCTCAGCACCACCGGGTACCTGATGGCGCTCTCGGATCTCGGCTTGAGCGTCTCCGTGCAGCGCACGGCCGCCCGCCCGGACCACGCCGCCACGCGCCGGATGATCAGCCTGGCGCTCCTCGTGGTGAGCGTCGTCTGCCCCATCCTGAGCGTGGGGGCGTACGGGCTGATGGTCTGGCTGCCGTCCTCCGATCAGAACGTGGCGCTCCAGGCGGACGTGGCCCGCGCGGCCCTGCCGATGCTGCTCGCGGGCCTGGTGGGCTCGCTCGCCAACCCCATCCGGGGCTTCCTCATCATGAGGAACGACTTCCCCGTGCTGGCCCGGGGGCGCGCGTATGCCTCGGCGGTCCAGGTGGCCCTGACGGCCCTGGGCCTGTGGCTCTCCCCCACGCTCCTGGCGCCCACGCTGGGCGTTCTCGCCAGCTCGTTCCTCGAGGCCTTCGTCATGATCCGGGCGGCCCGCAGGCATGACCCGGAGCTGTCACTGCGCCCCGCGTGGCCGAGCGACCCCGCCGAGGTGCGCGATGCGTTCCGTCAGGGCTCCGCGGCGCTGGCCATCAACTTCGGGGTCGCGGCGGCCGTGCGCGCGGACGTCCTCATCCTCACCTCGTATGTTCCCCTGGCCGCGGTGGGCGCCTATCAGGTCGCCGCGCGGGCCGTGGACCAGGTCGCCGTCTTCGCCAAGCAGGTGTGTGCGTGGCTGCTGCACCGGCTCGGCACCGCGGAGGAGCGCTCCTCGGCGGTGCGGCTCGGCACCGCGGCCATGGGCGGGCTGGTCGCCAGCGGACTGCTGGCGCTCTGGCTGGATGGCTCGCCCCTGCTCGTGGCCTGGGCGGGTCCCGTCGCCGCCGAGCGGCTCACCTCCGTGACGCTCGCCATCCTGGGCTTCGCGGCGGTCATCCAGGCCTCCCAGGAGGCCTCGGCCGCCTCCCTGACGCTGAGCAACGACAGCGCCTGGCGCGCGGCCCACCCCATCCTGATCGGCCACATGTTCAACGTGACCGTCTCGCTCATCGGCGTGAGGTACTTCGGCGCCTGGGCCGTCGCGGGAGGCACGGCCTGTGGCAACCTGCTCATGGCGGTGCTCATCTGGAGCCGCTCGCGCGCGTTGATGCAGTGGCGCCTGTCGCAGGTGTTCCAGACGCTCGCCCCCATCCTGGGCGCCGCGCTCGTCGCCGGGGGCGCGGGCTGGGGGCTGGCTCCACTCTCCACCGTCCATCCCCTGGCGAGCGCGGCCGTGTGCGGCGTGGTCACCGTGCTGGGCACCGGGACGTCCCTGCTCCTCTGGTGGCGCCGCGACGTGGCCAGTGCGTCCGTCCTGCCTCGGCCCGTCCCCGCGGAGCTGCCCGCCGCCGAGTGA
- a CDS encoding PIG-L deacetylase family protein: MRSSPLIRALSRQACRSALARSARRLGEEEMRRPAMVFAPHPDDETLGCGGTILLKRRLDVPVRIVFVTDGSGSHPELLPPKELGELRAREAMEASEVLGVDASRVHLLGFPDRFLLEHRQEAVSRVAALLEEHRPEQLFVPYAAGENPDHGSTCHIVHEAIRRVNRPVTVLEYAVWSWRYWPHVRRDGSLWDPRTWVRNTASTVRGLVRSSAFRTCVDVQEVLAGKRAALARHTSQMERRHGDARWVTLRDVDGGEFLECFFDGFEFYRRIDFNPRPIS; encoded by the coding sequence GTGCGAAGTAGCCCCCTGATTCGAGCCCTGTCCCGGCAGGCCTGCCGCTCGGCCCTGGCACGCTCGGCGCGGCGCCTCGGCGAGGAGGAGATGCGGCGGCCGGCCATGGTCTTCGCGCCGCATCCCGACGACGAGACGCTCGGCTGTGGCGGGACGATCCTCTTGAAGCGGCGGTTGGACGTGCCGGTGCGGATCGTGTTCGTGACGGATGGCTCCGGCTCGCATCCGGAGCTGCTCCCACCCAAGGAGCTGGGCGAGCTGCGGGCACGCGAGGCCATGGAGGCCTCCGAGGTCCTGGGCGTCGACGCCTCGCGCGTGCACCTGCTGGGCTTTCCCGACCGCTTCCTCCTGGAGCACCGGCAGGAGGCCGTCTCCCGGGTCGCCGCCCTGCTCGAGGAGCATCGGCCCGAGCAGCTCTTCGTTCCCTATGCGGCCGGAGAGAATCCGGACCATGGCTCCACGTGCCACATCGTGCACGAGGCCATCCGGCGCGTGAACCGGCCCGTCACGGTCCTCGAGTACGCCGTCTGGTCCTGGCGCTACTGGCCGCACGTCCGCCGGGACGGCTCCTTGTGGGATCCGCGGACGTGGGTGCGCAATACCGCCTCGACGGTGAGGGGCCTGGTGCGCTCCTCGGCGTTCCGCACGTGCGTGGACGTCCAGGAGGTGCTCGCGGGCAAGCGGGCGGCCCTGGCCCGGCACACCTCCCAGATGGAACGCCGCCACGGGGACGCGCGTTGGGTTACCCTCCGGGACGTCGACGGAGGGGAGTTCCTCGAATGCTTCTTCGACGGCTTCGAGTTCTATCGTCGCATCGACTTCAACCCACGGCCCATCTCATGA